DNA from Candidatus Tanganyikabacteria bacterium:
GTTCGGCCAGGTCGCGAAGGCCGAACAGACGGCGCCGATCCTGGTCGTCAAGGAGGCCGTCGCGGTGAACGAGCCCATCGCGGCCCGGCACCTGGGTGTCGAGAATCGGCCGCTGCAGTACATCCCGCCCGGCGCGCTCCAGAGCGTCGGCCAGGCGCTGGAACGCCGGACACGGGCCGCGCTGGCCCCTGGCGACATCATCATCGAGGAGAAACTGGCCCGCAAGGGCGAGATCCCCTCCACGATCCTGCAGGTCCCGGCCGGCAAGCGCGCCATGGCCGTGGGCGTCGACGAGGTGGTCGGCGTGGCCGGCTTCGTGCAGCCGGGCTCGCTGGTGGACGTGATCGGCGTCTTCCAGGTGGACAACGAGCCGTTCTCGAAGGTCATCCTCCAGAACGTCACGGTCCTGGCGGTGGCCCAGCAGCAGTCGCTCCCCGATCAGCCGGAGGCCAAGGTCACGTCGTCGGTGACGCTCGCCGTCTCCCCGTCCGAGGCCGAGAAGCTGATCCTGGCGGCCGAACGCGGCAAGGTGCGCCTGGCCATGCGCTCGCCCCACGAGACCGATCAGGTCACCA
Protein-coding regions in this window:
- the cpaB gene encoding Flp pilus assembly protein CpaB, giving the protein MRFSIGRIGIALGSGVLMAGGITWWTQFGQVAKAEQTAPILVVKEAVAVNEPIAARHLGVENRPLQYIPPGALQSVGQALERRTRAALAPGDIIIEEKLARKGEIPSTILQVPAGKRAMAVGVDEVVGVAGFVQPGSLVDVIGVFQVDNEPFSKVILQNVTVLAVAQQQSLPDQPEAKVTSSVTLAVSPSEAEKLILAAERGKVRLAMRSPHETDQVTTAGSNPSTLAGVPKAKPRPAAARPVERQRPAPRPAP